The sequence below is a genomic window from Silene latifolia isolate original U9 population chromosome 7, ASM4854445v1, whole genome shotgun sequence.
AACAATCCAATAGGGAAAGGAATTTCTAATCCTCTTTGCTAATTCAAAATCAGGAGAGGAGTCCAACAAAGGCGCTTGAAGAAGGCAAGCGACTTTAGTGCCCGTAACCTCAGTCATACATTGAATGTCACCAAGAATAGAATTGAGAGCACCCATAGGTCAGGGGCGACGGTTCTTGAAGACCATATCATTCCTACAACACCAAATCCTCCAGAGGGTAGCGATAAAGGGATAAAGGAGGGAGTTAGGATCAGGGCCATTTAAAAAATAAGTAACCCAGTTAATGGTCCACACTCTAACATCAATATCCACCCCCGGTGATTCTAAGCCCTAAAGGGCAGCCAAACCATAGAGCCTTTGCAAAGCTACAATCTCTGAAGAGGTGGGAGATAGTTTCAACACAAGGAGTTAAGCCATCGCAAAGAGTACAGGAGGAGCGCCAGTTCAAATTTCGTTTGAGGAATTCAGAACCCACGGGAAGGGCATTAGCCATGAATTTCCATAAAAACACCCTTAGTTTGCTAGATATAGGCAGCTTCCAGAGTTTTGATTTGCAAAAAGCAACAATGGTTGCAGACATTTTAGAGCGATCAGCACCCGAGGTATGCCCATTAGATAAGGCCATAGCAGCAATATAGTATCCCGATTTGACAGTGAAAGCACCATGTTTAGAAAATTAAGTTAGTAATGTTGTTGCTTACAATTGGAGATTCTCTTAAAGTAGTGTAAAATTGCATATTCATTTGATGTTATTCTTGTTTTcattaataaaattttatttatGGGTCTATCAGTAATTTGGACCCACTGCGACCACACTTGCTATACTATGCTAGATCTGACCCTGAATACACTAGAATCTTTGTCAAGTGATTCGGCCAATTTAGATCCCTAGGTCATGCTCCCATATAACAAACGTAAAACCCGTGGATGACCGATTGATAGGACCGTATATAGGAGTTACAATTGGGGTATTGAAGATTATAACGATTCAAGATTAAGGTTGAGCTAGTTCCCATCTTTGTGACTTTCCATTGCAAGAATTTCTTGCTATTGTGTTCTTGTACATAACCTTATTATAGCCAAGAATCCAGCTTTAGTGCTTAATTTAGGAAGACGTGAGGTGACTTGTAGTTGTTATCAAGTCTCAACTATTTTTGTTGGGAAAAGAATAAGAGGCCTTTTATTTCTTGTAATAACTAGCATTATTAGTACATGTGACAAAAGTTTTCGAGTTGGTTCGGTGGAAGTGGTAAAAATTTAGCTCACACCATTACTCGTTTAGCCTCGTTAAAAAAAAAGTTTTGCCTTCAAGTACAAATCCTAACTTCGTCACTACATACAACTTTTTAAATGATACCAAATGTATACTATAATCACAATTcatcctttatatatatatacagtaaATTTTAACTTGTATGCAACGAGGTAGAGAATTTAGGATTAAATGTACGATCATTGATTCAAAAGTGGTTCTACTTCGAAACTAACTAATTTTACATATTAAAAAGgcatttttaatttttaatataatatattaatatacaaGTAAAATTCTTTATTTTATACTTCAAAATTAGTTTAATTGCTTTTCATTGATGACAAAGCAATTGTTTGGTCCATGATAGAAATTTTCATTGCATATGCGAGAGTATTTTCTACAAGTATATATTTCATCTGGATTGTAAAAAATGAATCATGAATTTCTACTTGAAGTCCTACTCCATTTTAACGAGATCAAAATACATGATTTTCCGGTTCTTGTATTCGTGCAAAAACAAATAACGACCTACCAATTTTACAATTCACATTGATCAAATCATCTAATTTTTAGGGACTAACCAAACCGACATATATAAATTTTGTTTGCCATTCCGAAGGAAGTTATAATTCATAATTAGCGTTAGTATTGGGTTCTTACATTAGACAAGAATTCGTACAAGATTTCGTAGTTTCGATCAGCTAAGGAATAGTTTACTCACAAATGGCTGTTAAGAGTGACACCTTTGGGTTTTGATGTATGTTTATGTTTGTCTTAGACTATGCAATTTCATAAGAAGCTTGATGTGAATTGCCTTGTCAATCAAACCCAAGAAGTGTGGTCACAACTTCTATAAGAATTAAAAGCAAATATTGAATCTTCTGAACTGACGTAACACTTTGATGAGAGATTGTGAGAGGTCGAGTCGGGTCGGACCAACATTTTTTTGAGGACGAAATTAACGGTAGAGTATTGAAGGGATTGAACTATGTATATCAAAGACCGAAACATTTGACACAATTTTGCTTCGTATATCTAGATGTATTTTTTTGAAGCATCGGCCAAAAAATAACGATAGCCTTAAATATAGTTTCACATAAACATGGTTGAAAAGCGTCGCATAACTTAGCTGGTAAAGTCATAGGGCTGGTAACATGGTATCATATACAAAAAAATGTTCATGCGACTCCATTTACACCAAATGAAAATCCATTGATTCTTCGAGGCAAAGTTAAATGTCAATTGTTAGAAGCGCAATTGTATAAATAACATTACATAAATCGGGCAGACTAGGCTTCGGGTCTGCAAATTACCCTTACACAAGTTAATACAATGAGGATACAATATTCACAATAAACAATGGAAGTATATGTGAGCAATGAGCCTAATGTCAGCCGATTAGCACGATAATACAGTATCTCTACTAGGCCGAATAGATGTTATGGATTGCACCCTCtccagaaaagaaaaaaaattgcttGTGTTTCGTACCAATCAATaccaatattaatgcggcaaagAGCCTGCCCAAATCCGCCACAATGGAAGCTTGATGAAAAGTAGTCTGTTTTTAATCACCGTTCCATGATATGTCAACGACTTGCTTCAGTATAAAGGTTTCTCTGTacttttagggtgtgtttggataacaaaagtgaagggaaagggaggggaggggcaaggagggaagggaaagagagagaagggaaggggagggagaatggagagtgggtgtttggatacaatttccctccaaatcttgcctattgtaaagagattttgattaggcttggaggaggtaaattgaatccctccaaatctctccccctccatttccctccaccctcatttgctatccaaacaagggattttaaatcccctactctccctccttTTCGTTTCCTTCCAaatctctcaatccaaacacacccttaatgtGTTACTGTTACACATACCTGATGCTCTTGTGGAGACAGTGTTAGAACGTAAATGCTATCGCCTAGCATAAGATGAACTACCATCGCTGCCAAGGCTGGATTCAGTTCTCAGGAAACATTTGAGTGGTCTAACCTGCAAACATCAAGAATACCGCAGAATTAGCTATGAAACTGGAATTTCGATTAGCTACCAAAATATCCATGATTGTGATTTTGTCTAAAAAAAATTGGTTAGGGTCTGATGATGAGATGGGGAAAAGGTTTTTTAAGGTCATGGCAAAATTATAACATTAAACGTTAAAAGATATCTCGAAAGAATAAAAAAGAGTTAAAGTTGCGAGGGAATTTAACCTTGCAAGTTATCCCAAAAGTTTAAAAAACAAAGGATCTTAACAGCAACAACATTCGACCTTTAATTCCAAAATGGTTTGGGGTAAGGACATGAAATCAAATTTTAAAGATCCGGGCATTGTCCAAAAACAGTAGTAGAGTGAAGGAAAACCAGTACTCTACAAACATGCATAAGGGTTACCAATTTACCAGATTCGCTAGGGTACCCTACGAATCGCGAATCGTTAAGAGCGAATTCTATCCTGCCACTTAATAAAAATACACATAACACACATTCTGTAAGAGCAAATCGCGAATCGGTAagggcgtattcatagcgaatctgGTAACCATGCCTGCATTtaccatattttttatttttcaagttttcttttcttttttatttagtttatatgaAAAGCCAGAGAGAGTTGAAAAATTATGAAAGGCAAAAGAGAGGTGAAACCTTTAACCAGCGCCTCCTTGGACCCAGATTATTGTATATATGATCAAGCCTCTGAATAATCTGTCTGAAGGATGGCCTCTGTAATGGATCCTCATTCCAGCACTCTTCAATCAAACTGATTCAAAACTAATTATATCATGTTTCGTATAGATACAATCAAATCCACAATTAAGCAACAAAATAAGAGTTTTGGTCACAGTGACTCGATGACTAACGGGCCAACGACCAAATTTGTCTGATATTGGCTGATCTAATCATCTATCCCATCATTCATAACCATCCAGAAATCAGGAACTTAGAGGCGACCTATTATTCAAGGAGTGTCAAAAGCTCTCCAAGAACTAATAGACATTCCATTAACATCAATAGCGAGAGACAAATGAGTAGAAACTTTTTGTAATAAATTTCAAATTACCACATAGTACGACCATAAAGTTGAAAGTGAGAATAAAAAAGactccaaccaacttcaacaatACAATTTCACTACCCCGGTGCCCCAATGACTAATTCATGCCAGGAGCGGTCAAGGGGTATTGGGTGTATGCAACCTCGTCCATATGTCAAATATGCACCGTGAAAATAGCATCACAAATTGCATTGCTCAACTATTTCAAGAGAAACATAGAGAGTAACATACTTACTTGGACATGCAATCAATAAAAAAATTCGGCTTATAATTAAATGATTTTAAGACTTCAAACATCAAACTGATACCAATCTACTTACTCTCTCAATCCACGAGCATATAATTTCCCTGAAGCCTTAAAAGGTGGACGCTTATGATCACCATACGCCCTTTGAGCGTCTTTCCCATCCATTGAGGCAAATGGAGGACAGCCTTCAATCATCTAGCAGACAAGATAACCCGAATCAATCAACATGACCTAGTAAGTCTCATGCATATCAGATTGAGACAGTTGACAGCATACAGAGTGAACACGATTGCTAGCAAGTTCCAAAAGATTAAGTAAAGCTCAATAGAACATTTCAATGATTTAACCAGATCAAATAATTAGCAGTTTTTTATAGCACACCACATCCCCAAAAACCACTGAGAACTGTAAATTTTCCACAGCACACTATACTAGTACACTCAATTCGTTGATTTATTGACAGCATTAGAAAATGGGAGATCATTAGACAACACAGTCGTTAAAAAACTTGGGCTCctacagaaaaaaaaaaatatgcttTGAAGATTGAAAGGTATTATACACCTACAGAAGAACTGTGACTTGTAATACCCAGAAGAAGATACAGAAAATTTATACTTATCTCACTAAGTCAATTAAATTAACAAGGCTTCTCAAAAACAACTTCAACAGCTTTTCAaacagaaaaaaataaaaaagaagacGACCTAAATATTTACCTCTTGAAGAATAAGAGCAAAGGAAAATACATCAACATTTGTATTGTAATCTTCGTTTCTATAAAGTTCAGGTGCCATATATCTGTCTGTTCATGAGGAGGAGAAACAAATGCAAAGTTACAGACTAATACATAACTTACATGAGGCTAATACTTAATTTACATGATGGAATCAATGAGATACcgagaacaaaaaaaaaagatatacaCACCAGAAACTAACATGAAAAATCTTACAAAAACTTAGCATAACTGCAACACTTACAAAATGAATCACTATAAGAAACAGGCCGGTTTTCTACAGCTCCTTGAGAAGCTTTCAGTAGCTTACTGACTCCAAAGTCTGCCACTTTAAGGTGCCCAGAATCATCCCGCAATATATTTCTGTCATCTTGTAAGATACCGAAGTAAGAAATTTGGAAATTTTCACTTAAGGATCGATTACAGTAGATATTGAGATATGAGAGCACACCACTCCAAAATGAGATTTAACTTTAAGCATTTGGTTGTGGAGGAAAACTCACGAAGGTTCTAGATCACAGTGAATTACTGGATGTGGTTTAATCTCATGCAAATAGCTTAACCCCCTACAAGAAAAAGACGAATTAATAATCTGTTCTGCGGGACCAAGATCTTGAAAAGCAGCAACTTGCTTTAGTTAAATTAAATTACAGTGTATCTAATGAAACACATACAAAAGATGACAAATCAGCAGCCACTACATAAGATAAATCTTTCAAGCCACAAATCTATGATTTATCTCCAAATCGTATTGGTCTCAACCCCAAGAAGGAACAACTATGCCTTAACCTTCAAAGCTTATAACTCGATCGCAGTACAGTGTTGCAGCCATGATTTAATACTATAGTTACACCAACCAAACAAGctcaaataactgctctggaaaaGGATGGAAGATTGTGTTCTATGTATAAAGCTATGGGTCACGTTTGTACTTGTCACCTCATTTTTCAGCAAATTATATACAGTGTTGACTGTTGAGTGTTTTGAATACCTATGGAGAACTAAAAAGATTTCATAAGTTTAGGGGAACATAATGGATGAATTATTTCTTACTTTAATGTCTCCAATGTAATTGAGTTGTCAAACACCACTTAATTTGACAGCAGAATGGATCAGCAAACAGCACGTTGTTTCACAACTATCAACTTGTTTTGAACAATGTACTCATGCTACAGAACTCCAGAATCCCTTCTAAATCGTTGTTACGTAACCACCCATCACACGTGAATCCTAAAGGAATCTAGGATGCAACCCGAAGTAATCATTTGGAAGTAATCTTAGTTATAAATTTTAAGTATACCATGCAATTGGGCAAGTCCAAATGTGGAGCTAACTGCCAGGATTGAGGATCTGGGTCAGCTTATGGACAATGATATATGAATCTGTTCTAAAATCTAACATTGAGCTTTATTTCTAAAATTCAATTACTAAAATCCGTCCAACAGAAACATTTGGAAGGAATGCAAGATGCTCCATTTTCTCTCCACGCTCCCCTAACCTCCATCCCCCTTCTAATATTCTATCCAAACTAACCCTTGTAAGATTGAATGATCCAGACAAGATAAAAAGCAAAAATCAAACCTTGCAATATCAAGAGCATATCTCACTGCTGTTCTTGGTTTTAGACCTCCTCTGTCTTGCAAGTACTCACAAAGATCACCCTGCAATGAACAAAACAAAGATGTAAATAAACTTCATCAATAGCTCAGCATAAAAGAAAGAAACACTAGGATAGATCATAACTGTAATCTAATCTCTTATTTGCTCCGAGCCTCCTCCACAATGAGTGGGCAGATATTTTGTCAAACGACTGAAAAATACTAGACTAATTGTTCATAGCATGGTACTGAACTAATGACAAAAAGTAAGGCAATGTTGAACGTTCTCAAATTATACAGAAGAGTAGAAGACAGTAATGAGTAACCCTTAGAAAAATGAGGCACAACGAAAAAGAAATTGAGAGATATAAGCAACAAAGATGATAGATCAGGCAATCTCTATCAACTGTTACTCCTTGATTCTGTAAGACTTTAAAGAACGAACCTTTGGCAGAAACTCCGTGACAATCATCATTGGTGTACTTTGAGTCACAGCCCCCAAAAACTGAACTACATTTGGGTGCCTAATTCTTTGAAGCAAAGCAAGCTCATCCCTGAAAGCTCCCCTATAATAAGCCAAGGTCTCAGTAAATTCATGAATTGAGGATTGAGGACAAGAAAGGAAAGGTAACATATATGGACAGATTTCTTAATATAAAACATTACAAATTAAATGCACACTTCAACTCCATATTGTGGACTTGTGTCGACACTTGCAGCCATTTTGGATTAACACAGCTAGTATTATTAATCaaaattattattactattcACATTTTATTCTAAATCACTCACAGCTTTTCTTCATCTGTGAATACTTCATCACCCAGCTTTTTGACAGCAACTTCAATACCTCTCCATGATGCTCTAAGAAAAGTCCCCTACAGCCCAAATCATCAAAGCTAAATAACAAAGTGTATAACCTTTTGTGTATTTGCCGCAAGTATAATCAATCATACAGAAAAGCCAAATAGATACTCTAATTAATTAATGGTACCTTGTTGATGTTAACACTATTGCTAAAATCAATTT
It includes:
- the LOC141592829 gene encoding serine/threonine-protein kinase 12-like, encoding METPGPVRFRFNRQSSYLRLDKLADNDGDSPTSPDSFYYSADADVPQLSVIEFTDGSSDGTTALHTANRDVDGGVGEEEEEEVEIPASVKLMYAAHEGDVDGIKELVEECRADVNFRDIDNRTALHVAACQGYKEVVALLIELKADVEPVDRWGSTPLADAIYYKNHEVVKLLEDHGAKLPMAPMHVKNARDVPEYEIDPQEIDFSNSVNINKGTFLRASWRGIEVAVKKLGDEVFTDEEKLGAFRDELALLQRIRHPNVVQFLGAVTQSTPMMIVTEFLPKGDLCEYLQDRGGLKPRTAVRYALDIARGLSYLHEIKPHPVIHCDLEPSNILRDDSGHLKVADFGVSKLLKASQGAVENRPVSYSDSFYRYMAPELYRNEDYNTNVDVFSFALILQEMIEGCPPFASMDGKDAQRAYGDHKRPPFKASGKLYARGLRDLIEECWNEDPLQRPSFRQIIQRLDHIYNNLGPRRRWLKVRPLKCFLRTESSLGSDGSSSYARR